A genomic segment from Candidatus Binatia bacterium encodes:
- a CDS encoding PqiC family protein: protein MSATRLAGLAWAILGTAGCLSLVPVAPAPRDYRPDYPPPQMQHERLPVVLRLAPVRVAAIYDREPFAYRRGPYRIGYYYYHRWATAPGQLLTDFFVRDFTVSGLYRAVQQGPSVLVADYQLDLRVDRFEEEIDSSGCRASLVLHASLQSLRSGVSDPVRFQRVYEESEPVACNSPDAFVAGVSRILARLSRQLQDDVYRAVADTEAQLPKPMSLSWPVGAANAAVPCFRGSSLA, encoded by the coding sequence ATGAGCGCCACGCGTCTGGCGGGCTTGGCGTGGGCAATCTTGGGGACCGCTGGTTGCCTTTCGCTCGTCCCTGTTGCGCCGGCACCGCGGGACTATCGCCCGGACTACCCGCCGCCACAAATGCAACATGAGCGCCTTCCCGTGGTTTTGCGTTTGGCTCCGGTGCGCGTCGCGGCCATTTACGATCGTGAGCCGTTTGCCTACCGCCGCGGCCCCTATCGCATCGGCTATTACTACTACCACCGCTGGGCAACGGCCCCGGGGCAGTTGCTCACGGATTTTTTTGTTCGCGACTTTACCGTGAGCGGCCTCTATCGCGCCGTGCAGCAGGGGCCCTCGGTTCTGGTTGCCGACTACCAACTCGACCTTCGGGTCGATCGCTTCGAGGAAGAAATCGATTCGTCTGGTTGCCGCGCCTCCCTGGTGCTTCACGCCAGCTTGCAAAGCTTACGCAGCGGGGTTTCGGATCCCGTGCGCTTCCAGCGAGTGTACGAGGAAAGCGAGCCCGTCGCCTGCAATTCGCCCGACGCGTTCGTGGCCGGGGTGAGTCGGATCCTCGCGCGCTTATCGCGTCAACTTCAGGACGATGTGTACCGGGCAGTGGCGGACACCGAGGCACAGCTTCCAAAGCCGATGTCGTTGTCATGGCCGGTAGGCGCTGCTAACGCGGCCGTTCCATGCTTTCGTGGTTCATCCTTGGCGTAG
- a CDS encoding MlaE family lipid ABC transporter permease subunit, with protein MQVETVSAAPVSIEKRDGVIRMRIAQRMDMACAPSLLAAARNAVERFNGLVELDLSQVPYFDSAGGAVVLALRHELRARGGDLKIVASTPAINGLLGLIDEGAIFAEPPREPPKSFAVKVGEGALKVLADAYELISFTGELVLGLSEAVRHPRKVRWRETWLYMERTGVDGVPIVVLISFLMGLITAFQAAIQLTQFGADIFVANLVGLSITRELGPLMTAIIAAGRSGAAFAAEIGTMKVSDEVDALTTMGLDRTRFLVTPKVVALVLMLPCLTIVADLVGILGGLVVAVGGMDLPAQVYFRQLRTAVTAWDVISGLIKTVAFAVLIAGIGCLRGFQASTGAESVGRITTSAIVAAIFLIIFADAVFTVIFHYW; from the coding sequence ATGCAAGTCGAGACGGTGAGCGCGGCGCCAGTGAGCATCGAGAAACGCGACGGCGTCATACGCATGAGGATTGCGCAGCGCATGGACATGGCGTGCGCACCTTCGCTACTGGCGGCGGCGCGCAACGCGGTGGAGAGGTTCAACGGACTCGTGGAGCTCGACCTGTCACAGGTGCCCTATTTCGACAGTGCGGGCGGCGCCGTGGTGCTGGCGCTCCGCCACGAGCTTCGCGCGCGCGGCGGCGATCTCAAAATCGTCGCGTCCACGCCGGCCATCAACGGTTTACTGGGCCTGATCGATGAAGGTGCAATCTTTGCGGAACCACCACGAGAGCCACCGAAGAGTTTCGCCGTGAAGGTTGGGGAAGGGGCTCTCAAGGTGCTTGCCGATGCCTACGAGCTGATCAGCTTCACTGGCGAGCTTGTGCTCGGTTTATCGGAGGCCGTGCGCCATCCGAGAAAAGTCCGCTGGCGGGAAACCTGGCTTTACATGGAGCGAACGGGCGTGGACGGCGTGCCCATCGTTGTTCTCATTAGCTTCCTCATGGGGCTCATCACCGCGTTCCAAGCGGCGATCCAACTGACCCAGTTCGGTGCCGACATTTTCGTCGCCAACTTGGTGGGGCTTTCAATTACCCGGGAGCTAGGACCACTCATGACGGCCATCATCGCCGCTGGGCGTTCTGGCGCCGCCTTCGCCGCGGAGATCGGTACCATGAAGGTTTCCGACGAAGTCGATGCATTGACTACCATGGGCCTAGATCGCACTCGTTTTTTGGTCACTCCCAAGGTTGTGGCGTTGGTCCTGATGTTACCTTGTTTGACAATTGTGGCCGATCTCGTGGGAATTCTAGGTGGGTTGGTGGTCGCGGTGGGGGGGATGGATCTTCCGGCACAGGTGTATTTTCGGCAACTGCGCACCGCTGTCACTGCGTGGGACGTCATCTCCGGGCTAATCAAAACTGTGGCTTTTGCCGTACTCATTGCGGGGATCGGTTGCCTTCGTGGATTTCAAGCCAGCACGGGTGCGGAGAGTGTGGGACGCATCACGACCTCTGCAATCGTGGCGGCGATTTTCCTGATCATTTTCGCTGACGCGGTGTTCACCGTGATTTTCCACTACTGGTGA
- a CDS encoding insulinase family protein, which translates to MLSWFILGVVLLASPLAALARDLSYSSRVQEYTLANGLKVLLLEDHKAPVTVFQVWYRVGSRNEELGKTGLSHLLEHLMFKGTEKRGPEEYSRIIQRNGGNENAFTDTDNTTYFATIASDRLDVVLDLEADRMENLKFDEEHFVPEHQVVVEERRLRTEDNPASALFELLSATAFTAHPYQWPIIGWMNDLRQATREDALAYYRSYYAPNNAFVVAVGDFSAEQLRADIERWFGPVPAKPAPPPVRAQEPAQQGERRATLRRPAELPMVALAFHVPNLRHSDAFALEVLASLLGDGKSSRLYHRLVYQRQLARSVGTHYDFLTIDPGLFYVYGQPMPGKSVQELERALLAEIESVQRGPVPTTELEKVKNALEAAFLLAQDSLFYQALVLGQYEIAERWQRVDDYVPGIRAVSAEDVQRVARQYLVPDNRTVATLDPLPIAAGKRPPRNEPFGRQLH; encoded by the coding sequence ATGCTTTCGTGGTTCATCCTTGGCGTAGTGTTGCTGGCTTCACCACTCGCCGCCTTGGCGCGCGACCTCTCGTACAGCAGTCGCGTACAAGAGTACACGTTAGCCAATGGGCTCAAAGTGCTGCTCCTCGAAGACCACAAGGCTCCGGTGACGGTGTTCCAAGTGTGGTATCGCGTCGGCTCGCGGAATGAGGAACTCGGCAAGACCGGGCTCTCGCACTTGCTCGAACACTTGATGTTCAAAGGCACCGAGAAGCGCGGACCGGAGGAGTACTCGCGTATTATCCAGCGGAACGGCGGCAACGAGAATGCATTTACGGACACCGACAACACCACCTACTTCGCCACCATCGCGTCAGATCGGCTAGATGTGGTTCTCGATTTGGAAGCGGATCGGATGGAAAACCTCAAGTTCGACGAGGAGCATTTCGTGCCCGAGCATCAAGTGGTTGTGGAGGAAAGACGGCTCCGGACCGAGGACAACCCTGCTTCCGCTCTCTTTGAGCTCCTTTCGGCCACCGCCTTTACCGCGCACCCCTATCAGTGGCCGATCATTGGGTGGATGAACGACTTGCGACAGGCAACTCGCGAGGACGCGCTGGCGTACTACCGATCTTATTACGCCCCCAACAACGCGTTCGTGGTGGCAGTGGGCGATTTTTCAGCCGAACAACTGCGCGCGGATATTGAACGCTGGTTTGGTCCTGTTCCAGCGAAACCAGCACCGCCACCCGTTCGCGCTCAGGAGCCAGCGCAACAAGGTGAACGACGGGCAACTTTGCGCCGTCCGGCGGAACTTCCCATGGTGGCGTTGGCGTTTCACGTGCCCAATCTTCGGCACAGCGATGCATTTGCCCTCGAGGTTCTCGCAAGCCTGCTCGGAGACGGAAAAAGTTCGCGCCTCTACCACCGCTTGGTCTACCAACGACAGCTCGCTCGCAGTGTGGGCACGCATTACGACTTTCTGACCATCGATCCCGGCTTATTTTACGTGTACGGCCAACCCATGCCGGGCAAAAGCGTGCAGGAACTCGAACGTGCACTGCTAGCCGAGATCGAATCGGTCCAACGGGGCCCCGTGCCTACCACGGAGCTTGAGAAAGTGAAGAACGCGCTCGAAGCTGCGTTCTTACTCGCACAAGACTCGCTCTTTTACCAAGCCCTTGTTCTCGGGCAATACGAGATTGCCGAGCGCTGGCAACGGGTGGACGACTATGTTCCGGGCATTCGCGCGGTGAGCGCTGAGGACGTGCAACGCGTCGCCCGACAATACCTAGTGCCCGACAACCGAACGGTCGCCACGCTAGACCCGTTACCCATAGCGGCGGGGAAACGACCACCGCGAAACGAGCCGTTTGGCCGGCAGCTCCACTAG
- a CDS encoding insulinase family protein, which produces MSTSILPRTLRNARLTPLLPAAVLGALIPALAFAAQLSFSRHQLSNGAVLLVSEQHSVPMVVVQMFVEAGSRRDPAGKEGLASLTADLLTEGTKKRSAVQLSEETDALGARLSTSADVDFAQLSLTVLSKYLDRGLDILFEILLQPSFPSAEVNRRKQAALAAIAAEQDNPGQLAYRNFLRLIFGPSPYGHPPIGERVSVERLTRSDVVDFYRRYYRPNGTVIAVTGDVETAKIVQRFEQSLSSWRAQEVAGFPEPTFSNASSRVFTLDKPLTQTNIVMGHRGVARDNPDFYAITVMNFILGGGGFTSRLVESVRVEGGLAYSVGSQFTAHKSAGTFQITMQTKNASAGDAIRRACAELRRIQSDLVSEDELANAQQYLTGSFPLRLDSNTKIAAFLAQVEFYGLGQDYIEQYMQRIRAVTREDVQRVAQRYLHPEDVHLVAIGNLSEAKLPQAAVCSEGP; this is translated from the coding sequence GTGAGCACCTCGATACTCCCGCGAACCCTGCGCAATGCTCGACTCACGCCGCTGCTTCCGGCCGCGGTGCTTGGCGCGCTGATCCCGGCTCTGGCCTTCGCTGCTCAGCTTTCGTTCAGCCGGCACCAGCTTTCCAACGGAGCTGTGCTGCTCGTTTCCGAACAGCACAGCGTCCCCATGGTCGTGGTGCAGATGTTCGTCGAAGCTGGATCCCGGCGCGACCCAGCGGGCAAAGAGGGGCTGGCTTCGCTAACTGCGGATTTGCTCACTGAGGGCACCAAGAAGCGCTCTGCCGTTCAGCTCAGCGAGGAAACCGATGCCCTCGGTGCTCGCCTCTCCACGAGCGCCGACGTTGACTTTGCGCAGTTGTCGCTAACTGTGCTGAGCAAGTATCTCGATCGCGGGCTGGACATTCTCTTCGAGATTCTGCTGCAACCCTCGTTTCCGAGTGCTGAAGTAAATCGCCGCAAGCAAGCGGCCTTGGCGGCAATTGCGGCGGAACAAGACAATCCAGGCCAGTTGGCGTACCGGAACTTCCTGCGGTTAATCTTTGGACCTAGTCCCTACGGTCACCCACCCATTGGGGAGCGCGTCAGCGTGGAGCGGCTGACCCGCAGCGACGTTGTTGACTTTTACCGCCGCTACTATCGTCCGAATGGAACGGTAATCGCCGTCACAGGCGATGTGGAAACAGCCAAGATTGTGCAGCGCTTCGAGCAATCCCTTTCGAGCTGGCGCGCCCAGGAAGTTGCGGGCTTTCCGGAGCCAACGTTTTCTAACGCGAGCTCCAGGGTATTCACTCTCGATAAGCCTCTGACGCAAACCAACATCGTCATGGGTCACCGCGGCGTAGCACGCGACAACCCAGATTTTTACGCGATTACCGTGATGAATTTCATCCTCGGCGGCGGCGGTTTCACCTCCCGGTTGGTCGAAAGCGTGCGGGTAGAGGGAGGGCTTGCGTACTCGGTCGGGAGTCAGTTCACTGCGCACAAATCGGCGGGCACATTCCAAATCACCATGCAAACGAAGAATGCCTCCGCTGGAGACGCCATTCGTCGCGCGTGCGCTGAGCTCCGCCGGATCCAATCGGACCTTGTCAGTGAAGACGAGCTGGCGAACGCGCAACAATACCTCACGGGGAGCTTTCCCTTGCGCTTGGACAGCAATACGAAGATTGCTGCGTTCCTTGCGCAAGTGGAGTTCTACGGGCTTGGTCAAGACTATATCGAGCAATACATGCAACGCATCCGAGCTGTGACCCGCGAGGACGTACAGCGCGTGGCGCAGCGCTATCTCCACCCAGAGGACGTTCATCTGGTCGCGATTGGCAACCTCAGCGAAGCAAAACTTCCTCAAGCCGCGGTCTGTTCCGAGGGGCCGTGA
- a CDS encoding TolC family protein, with protein sequence MEYRTVASTLLLLLACPGCLLLPAGFEQQRQRSEQAAARDREYLPERPLPSLDAKTDLETLTEYAWRANGEIRAALLDWVAAVERVRDQSGYPNTNLHLALQAMWANGDPDWNDVTWSLGNDPMTNLALPFKVAEAGRVALAEARRAEAEFHARRLALREQVAERFFAWVSARERARLAREKAQWLARAEESAAALFAAGLESQADWLATRTARIEAENEAENLSAEVEESRRRLNALLGRPADAILGPPAPNTFAAEPPAAVRNFTQALNLPNPELAGLRAEVARREHALAFARLQFFPDINPMIAITGDVSRAVGAGFVLPLTWRKLQAQVAAAEALVAASRAQLQQGERNRESEVAAALVVFQNAERQRRLWSEVLLPQWRLRCDTLRRGYEAGREPLGAWVDAEVARLEGETVLVELLALREQQAVRLQNLLGQDPEWLRLTEAEASDVAR encoded by the coding sequence ATGGAGTATCGAACTGTTGCGTCCACATTGCTTTTGCTGTTGGCTTGCCCTGGCTGCCTGTTACTGCCTGCCGGCTTTGAACAGCAGCGGCAGCGCAGTGAGCAGGCCGCGGCACGCGATCGAGAGTATCTACCTGAGCGACCGCTGCCGTCGCTCGACGCCAAAACCGACTTGGAGACACTGACTGAGTACGCGTGGCGGGCGAATGGGGAAATCAGGGCTGCTTTGCTCGACTGGGTGGCAGCGGTTGAGCGCGTACGGGATCAGTCGGGTTACCCGAACACCAACCTTCATCTGGCACTTCAGGCTATGTGGGCCAATGGGGACCCGGATTGGAACGATGTGACTTGGAGTCTCGGCAACGACCCGATGACGAATTTGGCCTTGCCATTCAAGGTCGCGGAAGCCGGCCGCGTGGCACTTGCGGAGGCCCGTCGCGCGGAGGCGGAATTCCACGCACGGCGACTGGCTTTGCGGGAGCAGGTCGCAGAGCGCTTCTTTGCATGGGTTTCGGCGCGTGAGCGTGCTCGCCTTGCCCGTGAGAAAGCTCAGTGGCTCGCCCGCGCGGAGGAAAGCGCTGCGGCGTTGTTTGCCGCTGGCCTCGAGAGCCAGGCCGATTGGCTCGCAACGCGGACTGCCCGGATCGAGGCAGAAAACGAGGCCGAGAACCTCAGCGCTGAAGTTGAGGAATCCCGCCGCCGGTTGAACGCTCTCCTCGGGCGGCCAGCGGATGCCATACTCGGTCCTCCAGCGCCGAATACGTTTGCCGCCGAGCCGCCCGCGGCTGTGCGCAATTTTACCCAAGCCCTGAATCTGCCGAATCCCGAGTTGGCCGGATTGCGTGCGGAAGTCGCCCGTCGGGAACACGCTCTCGCTTTTGCCCGGCTGCAATTCTTCCCCGATATCAACCCGATGATTGCAATCACAGGGGACGTAAGTCGAGCCGTCGGTGCCGGTTTCGTACTGCCTTTGACTTGGCGGAAACTGCAGGCCCAGGTGGCGGCTGCAGAAGCACTCGTTGCTGCCAGTCGCGCCCAGCTTCAGCAAGGCGAGCGCAACCGGGAAAGCGAAGTGGCCGCTGCCCTAGTGGTGTTTCAAAACGCCGAAAGGCAACGCCGGTTGTGGTCCGAGGTGCTGCTCCCACAGTGGCGCTTACGCTGCGACACGTTGCGCCGCGGGTACGAGGCTGGACGCGAACCCCTAGGTGCCTGGGTCGACGCGGAGGTGGCGCGGCTGGAGGGAGAGACCGTTCTCGTAGAACTGCTCGCCTTGCGAGAGCAGCAGGCGGTGCGGTTGCAAAACCTGCTGGGCCAGGACCCGGAGTGGCTTCGGCTGACGGAAGCGGAGGCTAGCGATGTGGCGCGCTAA
- a CDS encoding tetratricopeptide repeat protein, whose amino-acid sequence MAGILYAPTLGYELVWDDPISVHRWLPALDSVTAVFFPPAHIPQFPPDYYRPLQLLSYKLDRAIGGGGAWAFHLSSVLWHVAATTLVYIVGLSLWRGEPFAARASFVAALLFAVHPIHTESVAWMAARPDPMVATFMLTALCLVLSPRPLPFVGAAAVAALVLAALLSKENAVAAICLLPLAAWWRGRDSRLPQQGHRKVLQTSTAVLAASLAYAVLRVFGLANYRLLTPEVSLPPPVLFPAALGWYSWKVLCPFPQNAFVAEVPQHATYPALALVGLAATFALMRAALHWRREYWLFCAAWFWLTLLPSLALLLSSSNAQLAERYLYVPSVAFSWLVGEGIVRLAQGLSGITRTAFVALVVAVFASFAVTTVSRSRVWQNDVALWQDTSAKNPKEGFPLRNLAAALLERGHHAEAEKMLLQALERRNSPAGLYGIFSNLGTVAFLRHDYGAAGEYYRKAYAQQPTADAAYNLGAAILKSAEALPDAARRGQLLEAQSWFGRALALSPYDPEVHFGYGQVAALLGDRESARRHFQRALELGIRDPQAQHARGFLAESTR is encoded by the coding sequence GTGGCTGGGATTCTTTATGCGCCAACGCTGGGTTACGAGCTCGTTTGGGATGATCCGATAAGCGTCCACCGTTGGCTTCCGGCACTCGACTCGGTGACCGCGGTGTTTTTTCCACCCGCGCATATCCCGCAGTTTCCTCCTGACTATTATCGTCCGCTCCAGCTCCTGTCGTACAAACTCGATCGTGCCATCGGCGGCGGCGGAGCATGGGCGTTCCACCTTTCTTCTGTGCTGTGGCACGTTGCTGCCACCACTCTGGTGTACATCGTTGGGCTGAGCCTCTGGCGTGGCGAGCCTTTTGCCGCACGCGCAAGTTTCGTCGCTGCACTGCTGTTCGCGGTTCACCCTATTCATACCGAGTCGGTAGCTTGGATGGCGGCACGGCCTGATCCGATGGTTGCCACCTTCATGCTGACCGCACTTTGTTTGGTTCTGTCGCCACGACCCCTGCCTTTTGTTGGCGCGGCTGCAGTTGCAGCTCTTGTGCTGGCTGCCCTGCTGAGCAAAGAAAACGCCGTTGCCGCTATCTGTTTACTACCACTCGCCGCGTGGTGGCGTGGGCGAGACAGCCGTCTACCCCAGCAGGGGCATCGCAAGGTGCTTCAAACTTCTACCGCGGTGCTGGCGGCGTCTCTTGCGTACGCCGTGCTGCGTGTTTTTGGCTTGGCGAATTACCGCCTCCTCACCCCGGAGGTTTCGCTTCCACCGCCAGTTCTGTTCCCTGCCGCACTCGGCTGGTACAGTTGGAAGGTCTTGTGCCCGTTTCCACAAAACGCGTTTGTGGCTGAGGTGCCGCAGCACGCGACCTACCCGGCGCTCGCCCTCGTGGGCCTTGCTGCCACGTTCGCTTTGATGCGGGCCGCCCTGCATTGGCGTCGCGAATACTGGCTGTTTTGCGCTGCCTGGTTTTGGCTCACGCTGCTACCCTCGCTGGCCCTTTTGCTCAGCAGTTCAAACGCACAGCTCGCCGAGCGATACCTGTACGTTCCCTCGGTTGCGTTCAGTTGGCTGGTGGGCGAGGGCATCGTGCGCTTGGCGCAAGGTCTCTCAGGGATCACCCGCACGGCATTCGTTGCCCTGGTCGTCGCGGTCTTTGCCAGTTTTGCGGTAACCACCGTTAGTCGCAGCAGGGTTTGGCAAAACGACGTCGCGCTGTGGCAGGACACCTCGGCCAAAAACCCTAAAGAGGGGTTCCCCCTGCGGAACCTGGCCGCCGCCCTTCTCGAACGGGGGCACCATGCTGAGGCAGAAAAGATGTTGTTGCAGGCGCTCGAACGGCGGAATTCTCCTGCGGGCCTTTATGGCATCTTCAGCAATCTCGGGACTGTGGCCTTCCTCCGTCACGATTACGGGGCCGCGGGGGAGTACTATCGCAAAGCCTACGCGCAGCAGCCAACTGCCGATGCAGCGTACAACCTGGGGGCTGCGATCTTGAAGAGTGCGGAGGCGTTGCCTGACGCAGCCAGGCGTGGTCAATTGCTCGAGGCCCAAAGCTGGTTTGGACGTGCGCTGGCGCTGAGCCCTTACGATCCGGAAGTGCACTTTGGCTACGGACAGGTTGCGGCTCTGCTCGGCGACCGCGAGTCGGCCCGACGTCACTTTCAGCGTGCTCTGGAACTTGGGATTCGGGATCCCCAAGCACAACACGCGAGAGGCTTTCTCGCCGAATCAACGCGCTGA
- a CDS encoding OmpA family protein, producing MRKKQWRWTRRVPVSLGVAAILGLGASARAEGGPFVGLELGASVPTNSNYRAHAEAGISGGAFLGYMWNDYLGLQGNLSVAGQEPDNFPRRGFRKENQWTSLLGYTIGPRAQIPLGENVEVYATVQGGGFTGLSGRLTQTSPGFLAGGGVDYYLSDHVAVGVFGRWNRAYQAPRPTFLVGLAPEDQGPADARWAVGGITMKYRFEAPAAPPPPPPPPPVAQAAPPPPPPPPAKKKIVLRGVNFDFDKATIRPDAARILDEAVATLKAEPDVDVLIVGHTDSVGSEAYNLRLSQRRAQAVRDYLVKHGIAPARLRVKGMGEAQPVASNETAEGRAQNRRVELLVE from the coding sequence ATGAGGAAAAAACAATGGCGTTGGACTCGACGGGTTCCCGTCAGTCTGGGTGTGGCAGCCATCCTCGGTCTTGGCGCGAGCGCACGGGCTGAGGGCGGCCCCTTTGTCGGGTTGGAGCTGGGGGCGTCGGTTCCTACGAACAGCAACTATCGTGCGCACGCCGAAGCTGGAATTAGCGGGGGCGCCTTCCTGGGTTACATGTGGAACGATTACCTAGGGTTGCAAGGGAACCTTAGTGTGGCTGGCCAAGAACCGGACAACTTCCCGCGCCGCGGCTTTCGCAAGGAAAACCAGTGGACGAGCTTGCTCGGCTACACGATTGGTCCACGGGCCCAAATCCCACTGGGCGAGAACGTGGAAGTTTATGCCACCGTACAAGGAGGAGGATTTACTGGCCTGAGCGGCCGTTTGACCCAAACCTCACCTGGCTTCTTGGCTGGTGGCGGTGTGGACTACTACCTCAGCGACCACGTCGCCGTTGGAGTGTTCGGCCGGTGGAACCGTGCGTACCAAGCGCCTCGTCCTACATTCCTCGTCGGATTGGCTCCGGAAGATCAGGGACCTGCAGACGCGCGTTGGGCAGTGGGTGGCATCACGATGAAGTATCGATTTGAGGCACCGGCAGCGCCGCCTCCTCCTCCGCCGCCCCCGCCCGTAGCGCAGGCGGCTCCTCCGCCACCGCCCCCGCCGCCCGCAAAAAAGAAGATCGTGTTGCGTGGTGTAAATTTCGACTTTGACAAGGCGACGATCCGACCCGATGCAGCCCGGATTCTCGATGAGGCGGTGGCCACCCTCAAGGCCGAGCCTGATGTCGATGTGCTAATTGTAGGGCATACGGACAGCGTGGGATCGGAAGCTTACAATCTCAGGCTGTCGCAGCGGCGCGCTCAGGCGGTGCGGGACTACTTGGTAAAGCATGGCATTGCCCCGGCCCGCCTTCGGGTAAAGGGCATGGGTGAAGCCCAGCCGGTGGCCAGCAACGAGACGGCCGAGGGACGCGCACAAAACCGCAGAGTCGAACTCTTGGTGGAGTAG
- a CDS encoding MlaD family protein, with product MATETHKFQVGVFVIATSIIGVAGIIWLGASRYFEKTESFVTYFNESVQGLDVGAAVKFRGVTAGRVSAIGIAPDNELIEVRMEIDPAVAQAIRKDPTARATLELSGITGLRYVEIDRRQGEALNQSPVLSFAPPAEVIPSARSSFKAIQAALSDVYDRFMQVDYKGISDDARRALQAASALLQDERIDAVLTNLKTATQSAQQVAKNLETMTAGVRLAPAVNNATAATAEAKQLFTDLTKGKTGQELVRAIVQLNALVQSTQQAVLTMQYTLERLDRTATNLQGLTDQLRVQPSRLLFSAPPTDTEEER from the coding sequence TTGGCTACTGAGACGCACAAGTTTCAAGTCGGTGTGTTTGTAATTGCGACGTCGATCATCGGCGTAGCAGGCATCATTTGGCTCGGAGCCAGTCGGTACTTCGAGAAGACCGAGAGTTTCGTGACATATTTCAACGAGTCCGTACAGGGGCTCGATGTCGGGGCGGCGGTCAAGTTCCGGGGAGTCACGGCCGGAAGGGTGTCGGCCATCGGCATTGCGCCGGACAATGAACTGATCGAGGTGCGCATGGAAATCGATCCCGCCGTCGCGCAAGCGATCCGCAAAGATCCCACCGCGCGGGCCACGTTAGAGCTGAGCGGCATTACGGGTCTCCGCTACGTGGAGATTGACCGGCGTCAAGGGGAGGCCTTGAACCAATCCCCAGTCCTTAGCTTCGCTCCACCTGCGGAAGTGATCCCGTCGGCCCGCTCGAGCTTTAAGGCCATACAGGCAGCGCTGAGCGATGTTTACGACCGATTCATGCAGGTCGATTACAAGGGAATTTCCGACGATGCTCGGCGCGCGCTCCAAGCAGCGTCTGCGCTTCTCCAAGACGAACGCATCGATGCAGTCCTCACCAACTTAAAGACAGCCACCCAGTCGGCGCAGCAAGTCGCCAAAAATTTAGAAACGATGACGGCCGGGGTGCGACTGGCACCGGCGGTGAACAACGCCACGGCCGCGACTGCCGAGGCAAAGCAACTGTTCACCGACCTGACCAAGGGCAAGACGGGACAGGAGCTCGTGCGCGCGATCGTGCAGCTCAACGCGTTAGTGCAAAGCACACAGCAGGCGGTGCTCACCATGCAGTATACCTTAGAGCGCCTCGACCGCACGGCGACCAACCTGCAAGGCTTAACCGACCAACTCCGGGTGCAGCCTTCACGCCTGCTGTTCAGCGCCCCGCCAACGGACACCGAGGAGGAACGATGA
- a CDS encoding ATP-binding cassette domain-containing protein produces the protein MATDVVIAVQNLTASYGERVILENVSFEVRRGERFVIVGGSGCGKTTLLRHLIGLQKPAAGSIWIDGEEVGRADEEQLRRIQRKFGVLFQSGALFGSLTLGENVSLPLEEFTALPPELIRLVVRLKLSMVRLDGFEDFRIAELSGGMKKRAGLARAMALDPAILFFDEPSAGLDPVTSADLDELILQINRSLGTTIVAVTHELSSIFTIAQRCIMLDRSAKGIIAEGDPRELRDRCPDPRVRAFFNRQPETTTRRAAVGY, from the coding sequence ATGGCAACGGACGTCGTCATCGCGGTGCAAAACCTCACCGCTTCGTACGGAGAGCGGGTAATTCTGGAGAATGTTTCCTTTGAGGTTCGGCGTGGGGAGCGGTTCGTCATCGTCGGCGGCTCGGGCTGCGGAAAAACCACCCTGCTTCGCCATCTCATTGGTTTGCAAAAGCCGGCGGCAGGATCGATTTGGATTGATGGGGAAGAGGTGGGGCGCGCCGATGAGGAGCAGTTACGGCGAATTCAACGGAAGTTTGGCGTTTTGTTTCAATCTGGTGCGCTCTTCGGGTCGCTCACCTTAGGGGAAAACGTGAGCCTGCCACTCGAGGAGTTTACGGCTTTACCACCGGAACTCATTCGACTGGTTGTGCGGTTGAAACTCAGCATGGTGCGGCTTGATGGCTTCGAAGACTTCCGCATTGCGGAATTGTCCGGCGGAATGAAGAAGCGGGCCGGGTTAGCTCGCGCCATGGCGCTGGACCCCGCCATTCTTTTTTTCGACGAGCCTTCTGCCGGCCTCGATCCGGTCACATCCGCCGACCTCGACGAGCTCATTTTGCAAATCAACCGTAGCCTCGGCACAACCATCGTTGCGGTTACGCACGAGTTGTCGAGCATTTTCACCATCGCTCAGCGTTGCATTATGCTCGATCGCAGTGCCAAGGGTATCATTGCCGAGGGCGACCCACGCGAGCTCCGCGATCGTTGCCCGGACCCTCGGGTGCGTGCTTTCTTCAATCGCCAGCCCGAAACAACAACAAGGAGGGCGGCCGTTGGCTACTGA